In Rhodococcus sp. OK302, one genomic interval encodes:
- a CDS encoding D-arabinono-1,4-lactone oxidase, with protein MVSDTWQNWAGTQSATPRQFATPRNARELAALIVDAASRGLHVKAVGAGHSFTGVAVTDGIMVSLDNLTGIESIVPTDDGALVTVLAGTRLHALNEALWDRGYAMTNLGDIDVQSIAGAVGTGTHGTGARFGGLATQIRGIEIVTADGSIVTCDADQNSELYEAARIGLGAVGIITKITLACSPRFTLHAVEKPDTLSHILDTLEDECLNVDHFEFYWFPHTDRVLTKRNTRLPGDTPLKPVNSVRAYVDDELMSNTLFEGVNRIAALVPAAIPAINQFSSRMLSAREFTNRSYDVFASPRRVRFKEMEYAVPVEHVKDVLREIDKWLNKSETRIAFPVEVRFAAADDVWLSTANGRDTAYIAVHQYHRRDEAEYFAAVEAIARAVDGRPHWGKMHSRTVDDLRPTYKRLDDFIAIRDKYDSDRVFRNAYLDQVLGD; from the coding sequence ATGGTTTCGGACACATGGCAGAACTGGGCTGGCACTCAAAGCGCCACACCGCGACAATTCGCGACCCCGAGAAACGCGCGCGAGCTCGCCGCCCTCATCGTGGATGCCGCGTCTCGCGGCCTTCACGTCAAGGCGGTCGGTGCCGGACATTCATTCACCGGAGTGGCTGTTACCGACGGCATCATGGTCAGCCTCGATAACCTCACCGGGATCGAATCGATCGTCCCGACCGACGACGGCGCCCTTGTCACAGTACTCGCCGGAACCCGCCTACATGCCCTCAACGAGGCATTATGGGATCGCGGGTACGCCATGACGAACCTCGGCGACATCGACGTCCAATCCATTGCCGGCGCAGTCGGCACCGGAACCCACGGAACCGGCGCACGCTTCGGTGGACTTGCAACTCAGATCCGCGGCATCGAAATCGTGACCGCTGACGGCTCGATCGTCACGTGCGACGCGGATCAAAATTCGGAACTGTACGAAGCGGCACGAATCGGCCTGGGCGCGGTCGGCATCATCACCAAGATCACGCTCGCGTGCTCCCCCCGATTCACGTTGCACGCCGTCGAAAAACCCGACACGCTGTCCCACATTCTGGACACATTGGAAGACGAATGCCTCAACGTCGACCACTTCGAGTTCTACTGGTTCCCCCATACCGACCGAGTACTCACCAAACGCAACACCAGACTCCCCGGTGACACACCGCTGAAGCCTGTCAATTCGGTCCGCGCCTACGTCGACGACGAACTCATGTCGAACACCCTTTTCGAAGGCGTCAACCGAATCGCGGCTCTCGTGCCGGCTGCGATCCCTGCTATTAACCAATTTTCCTCACGAATGCTCAGTGCTCGCGAATTCACCAACCGCAGCTACGACGTATTCGCGTCGCCGCGCCGCGTGAGATTCAAAGAGATGGAATATGCCGTTCCGGTGGAACACGTCAAGGACGTACTTCGCGAAATCGACAAATGGTTGAACAAGTCGGAAACAAGGATCGCGTTCCCTGTCGAGGTTCGTTTTGCCGCGGCCGACGACGTCTGGCTCTCGACCGCTAACGGCCGCGACACCGCCTACATTGCCGTGCATCAATATCACCGTCGCGACGAAGCCGAGTATTTTGCCGCTGTCGAAGCTATCGCTCGCGCCGTCGACGGCCGGCCGCACTGGGGAAAAATGCACAGCCGAACCGTCGACGACCTACGTCCCACCTACAAACGACTCGACGATTTCATCGCGATCCGGGACAAGTACGACTCGGATCGTGTCTTCCGGAACGCGTACCTCGATCAAGTCCTCGGAGACTGA
- a CDS encoding adenosine deaminase: MATPVAELHMHIEGSLEPEQIYRLAERNRMDLPYKDIDDLKSRYEFSDLQSFLDLYFANMAVLRTAEDFADLTRAYFRRAAAAGVAHAEFFFNPQAHVVRGVPLTEVLDGIMDAVASSEREFGISSAAIAAILRDQPVKDAEEMLSEIIRLQAPIVGLGLDSAEVGNPPSLFEDVFARARAEGLHVVAHAGEEGPPEYIWQALDILGAERIDHGVRALEDPALVERLVDEEIPLTVCPLSNVRLRVFDKLEDHPLRAMLEMGLIVTVNSDDPAYFGGYVDDNFAELGRAIGLTESERETLARNSIKASFASDSRKAELLRQ; the protein is encoded by the coding sequence ATGGCTACGCCAGTTGCAGAGTTGCACATGCACATCGAGGGTTCACTCGAGCCTGAACAGATCTACCGGTTGGCCGAGCGCAATCGAATGGACTTGCCCTACAAGGATATCGATGATCTGAAATCGCGGTACGAGTTCTCCGACCTGCAGTCGTTCCTCGATCTGTATTTTGCCAACATGGCTGTGTTGCGCACAGCCGAGGACTTTGCGGACCTGACGCGGGCATACTTTCGCCGGGCTGCAGCAGCAGGTGTCGCACACGCCGAGTTCTTCTTCAACCCGCAGGCTCACGTAGTCCGTGGAGTTCCGTTGACCGAGGTGCTCGACGGAATCATGGACGCGGTGGCGTCGAGTGAGCGTGAATTCGGGATCAGCAGTGCTGCGATTGCCGCGATTCTTCGCGATCAACCGGTCAAGGATGCTGAAGAGATGCTCTCGGAGATCATCAGGTTGCAGGCGCCGATCGTCGGCCTGGGCTTGGATTCGGCGGAGGTGGGTAATCCGCCGTCACTCTTCGAGGACGTCTTCGCACGTGCTCGCGCCGAAGGACTGCATGTGGTTGCGCATGCCGGCGAAGAAGGTCCGCCCGAGTACATCTGGCAGGCGCTCGACATCCTCGGTGCAGAACGTATCGACCACGGAGTTCGTGCGCTCGAAGATCCGGCGCTCGTGGAACGGTTGGTGGACGAGGAGATTCCACTGACGGTCTGCCCGCTGTCGAATGTCCGTCTGCGCGTGTTCGACAAGCTCGAGGATCACCCGTTGCGGGCAATGTTGGAGATGGGGTTGATCGTGACGGTCAACTCCGACGACCCGGCATATTTCGGTGGGTACGTCGACGACAACTTTGCGGAGTTGGGTCGAGCAATCGGGTTGACCGAGTCCGAACGTGAGACTCTTGCCCGCAATTCGATCAAGGCATCGTTTGCGAGCGATTCGCGGAAAGCGGAATTGCTACGTCAGTAG
- a CDS encoding crotonase/enoyl-CoA hydratase family protein, with protein sequence MADEVLTERRGRTMIITINRPEARNAINAAVSHGLAAAVEELDADDELSLAVLTGAGGNFCAGMDLKAFVAGENVVVPGRGLGFTEGPPRKPIISAVEGFALAGGTELVLATDLVVASREAKFGIPEVKRGLVAGGGGLLRLPKRIPYQKALEFALTGDPFTAEEAHGYGFVNTLTEPGKALEGALDLADRITRNGPLAVAVTKEIIGAASGWTDDEAFAKQMQLMAPVFASEDAREGATAFAEKRAPVWKGR encoded by the coding sequence ATGGCAGACGAGGTTCTCACCGAACGTCGCGGGCGGACAATGATCATCACGATCAACCGACCCGAGGCACGTAACGCGATCAATGCTGCAGTCAGTCACGGTTTGGCAGCCGCTGTCGAGGAACTCGATGCCGACGACGAGTTGTCATTGGCTGTCCTGACCGGCGCCGGCGGAAATTTCTGTGCCGGAATGGATCTGAAGGCCTTTGTGGCCGGTGAGAACGTCGTGGTTCCCGGCCGCGGTCTCGGTTTCACCGAGGGGCCGCCGCGTAAACCGATCATTTCAGCGGTCGAGGGTTTTGCTCTTGCCGGCGGAACGGAGTTGGTGTTGGCCACGGATCTGGTGGTTGCGTCCCGGGAGGCCAAGTTCGGTATTCCCGAGGTCAAGCGAGGTTTGGTTGCCGGAGGCGGAGGATTGTTGCGTCTGCCCAAGCGAATTCCCTATCAGAAGGCGTTGGAATTTGCGTTGACCGGCGATCCTTTCACCGCCGAGGAAGCTCACGGTTACGGCTTCGTGAATACCCTCACCGAGCCGGGTAAGGCTCTGGAAGGTGCACTCGACCTCGCCGACCGCATCACCCGCAACGGTCCGCTCGCCGTCGCAGTCACCAAGGAGATTATCGGCGCGGCAAGTGGTTGGACGGACGACGAGGCCTTCGCGAAGCAGATGCAGTTGATGGCACCGGTTTTCGCTTCCGAGGACGCTCGTGAAGGTGCGACCGCATTTGCCGAAAAACGGGCACCAGTCTGGAAGGGGCGGTAA
- a CDS encoding class I adenylate-forming enzyme family protein: MRSSLVEYPCSNQLLTDGRVSRATDGLLRYRQLDPSLSELLDVAVHRFSVRVAVEEVDGNQVTFAELWADASRVAGGLKSRGIEIGDRVAIRFAAGIRWMEACLGVILAGGVPVSLGAAWTDADVDWVIADSGSVLVLDGELPAGLPFIDDGAAPDELAVLAYTTDSSGVMLGVELTNENLLSAIEALLHSRDYGVEGVRNLVVDSDFRSIRQLVHVLATLVVGGTVVVAGDFWRESAHTVDIITGRPEDLLEPRLLAAGPAARAGSRSVRWIDCSGSPITAEQEAKLLSAFPSAQHVIGWGKTETCGAGLILPMESASTHFGSVGIAFGGMEVALFGPDAPDGYGELLCRGPSVARRYWNSPELTSARFTRGWFCTHDTAQIDAEGFVRIVERNVA; this comes from the coding sequence ATGCGGTCGAGCCTTGTCGAGTATCCCTGTTCCAATCAGTTGCTCACGGATGGGCGGGTAAGTCGCGCGACGGACGGTTTGCTGCGCTACCGCCAATTGGATCCATCGCTCTCGGAGTTGCTCGATGTCGCAGTCCACCGCTTTTCGGTGCGCGTTGCAGTGGAGGAAGTCGACGGCAATCAGGTCACCTTCGCAGAGTTGTGGGCGGACGCCTCGCGGGTGGCCGGCGGCTTGAAATCTCGAGGTATCGAGATCGGTGACCGTGTTGCCATCCGGTTCGCTGCCGGTATCCGGTGGATGGAAGCGTGCCTCGGGGTGATCCTCGCGGGCGGCGTTCCTGTCTCCCTCGGCGCGGCGTGGACCGACGCCGACGTGGATTGGGTGATCGCGGACAGTGGTTCGGTGCTGGTGCTGGACGGGGAACTACCCGCGGGCCTTCCGTTCATCGACGACGGCGCTGCACCGGACGAGTTGGCGGTACTTGCATACACAACAGATTCTTCGGGCGTGATGCTCGGCGTCGAGTTGACCAACGAAAATTTGCTCTCGGCCATCGAGGCACTGCTGCATTCGCGAGACTACGGCGTCGAAGGTGTTCGAAATCTTGTGGTGGACAGTGATTTCAGGTCGATCCGGCAGTTAGTCCATGTTCTGGCGACGCTGGTGGTGGGCGGTACCGTCGTAGTTGCCGGCGATTTTTGGCGCGAGAGCGCTCATACCGTCGACATCATCACGGGGCGTCCCGAAGATCTTCTCGAACCTCGCCTTCTGGCGGCGGGGCCGGCAGCGCGGGCAGGTTCGAGGTCGGTGCGGTGGATCGACTGCAGCGGATCGCCGATCACAGCGGAACAGGAAGCGAAATTATTGTCCGCGTTCCCGTCGGCGCAGCATGTGATCGGATGGGGAAAGACCGAGACGTGTGGTGCTGGCCTCATACTGCCGATGGAATCGGCGTCCACCCATTTCGGAAGTGTGGGAATCGCTTTCGGCGGAATGGAAGTCGCGTTGTTCGGGCCGGACGCGCCCGATGGATACGGTGAACTGTTGTGCCGTGGGCCGAGCGTCGCACGCCGGTACTGGAACTCGCCGGAACTGACATCGGCGCGATTCACTCGCGGCTGGTTCTGCACTCATGACACCGCGCAGATCGATGCGGAAGGCTTCGTCCGTATTGTCGAGCGAAACGTCGCGTAA
- a CDS encoding enoyl-CoA hydratase/isomerase family protein, protein MTASESHPTRLERSTTAAGAEVAVLTFAHGPLNLFDRAMFDAVIADIAALTAAPPRAVLLRAEGKVNSAGVDVHLFDGLDPEQAADLWRDLFAQICHPLEALPCPVVYAAHGLTLTAAFEISLACDIILASTKAKFGLVETVVGLTPSMGGPQRLAERAGSGRARELVMTGDVYDASTLVSWGVVNAVHDDVDAAARALVNRLADGPTRAHHATKQIVEAWRSGGIAHADAVTPVVSGALFDTDDLRGAVRSFLDVGPGKAVYAGQ, encoded by the coding sequence ATGACTGCTTCCGAATCGCATCCCACTCGTCTCGAACGGTCCACAACAGCGGCAGGTGCCGAGGTGGCCGTGCTGACATTCGCGCACGGACCGCTGAATCTGTTCGATCGAGCCATGTTCGATGCGGTGATCGCAGACATTGCGGCGCTGACCGCCGCGCCGCCGCGCGCGGTCCTGTTGCGAGCGGAGGGCAAGGTCAATTCCGCCGGTGTCGACGTCCATCTGTTCGACGGTCTCGATCCGGAACAGGCGGCTGACTTGTGGCGTGATCTGTTTGCACAGATCTGTCATCCTCTCGAGGCGCTACCCTGCCCGGTGGTCTATGCGGCCCACGGCCTGACGTTGACGGCGGCGTTCGAAATCTCGTTGGCCTGCGACATCATTCTCGCGTCAACCAAGGCCAAGTTCGGACTGGTGGAGACAGTGGTCGGGTTGACGCCGTCGATGGGTGGGCCGCAGCGGTTGGCGGAACGTGCGGGTTCCGGCCGGGCCCGCGAGCTCGTGATGACGGGCGATGTGTACGACGCGTCGACGTTGGTTTCGTGGGGTGTGGTCAATGCGGTCCACGACGACGTGGATGCCGCCGCGCGGGCGCTGGTGAACCGGCTGGCCGACGGACCGACCCGTGCCCATCACGCGACAAAGCAGATTGTGGAGGCGTGGCGTTCGGGCGGTATTGCGCATGCCGATGCCGTGACGCCGGTGGTGTCCGGCGCATTATTCGATACTGATGATCTCCGGGGTGCCGTGCGCAGTTTCCTCGACGTGGGACCTGGCAAAGCTGTTTATGCCGGTCAATAA